The following are from one region of the Polaribacter marinaquae genome:
- a CDS encoding phage/plasmid primase, P4 family, whose protein sequence is MKKAVSLKPEFESLEEPNTIIQHVKELTKREEVKHASILSKLLKEFKPIDFEKIANPSVHDNFKLSNKHYSIISIDTVLKIAKNNNWGLCKNHSFIYLYNGSYWNEIDKEAFQKFLGNASEIMGVPKFSAKYYKFKKELYEQFLATAYLEAKPTSADNVLINLKNGTFEINTKGTQLRPYNSNDFITYQLPFEYNPEAQAPLFKAYLNEVLPDIERQNVLAEYIGFVFIKHNSNRLKEEKALILYGTGANGKSVFFEVISALLGDENISNYSLQSLTNENGYFRAKLANKLVNYASEINGKLESSIFKQLVSGEPVEARLPYGEPFTLKQYAKLIFNCNELPKEVEQTNAYFRRFLIIPFDVTIPPEKQDKNLHNKIIEKELSGVFNWVLEGLNRLLAQKGFSNCRAAEEAVADYKKQSDSVKMFIDENDYTISPNQYTLIKEIYPRYRQYCAEDGYRPVSKVNFSKRLKNLKIIVERVAGNKLAAFITNDIPY, encoded by the coding sequence ATGAAAAAAGCTGTATCACTAAAACCAGAATTTGAAAGTTTAGAAGAGCCTAATACTATTATTCAACACGTTAAGGAATTAACCAAAAGAGAAGAAGTTAAACACGCTAGTATATTGTCGAAATTATTAAAAGAATTTAAACCTATTGATTTTGAAAAAATAGCAAATCCAAGTGTTCACGATAATTTTAAACTTTCAAACAAACACTATTCAATTATTTCAATTGATACTGTATTAAAAATTGCTAAAAACAATAATTGGGGTTTATGTAAAAATCATAGTTTCATTTATTTATACAACGGTTCTTATTGGAATGAAATCGACAAAGAAGCATTTCAAAAGTTTTTAGGCAATGCATCAGAAATTATGGGAGTACCAAAATTTTCAGCAAAGTATTATAAATTCAAAAAAGAATTATACGAACAATTTTTGGCAACCGCTTACTTGGAAGCTAAACCAACATCAGCAGATAATGTTTTAATAAACTTAAAAAACGGAACATTTGAAATTAATACAAAAGGCACACAATTAAGGCCTTATAATTCAAATGATTTTATCACATATCAATTACCATTTGAATACAATCCAGAGGCGCAAGCACCTCTATTTAAAGCCTATTTAAACGAAGTGTTACCAGATATAGAGCGTCAAAATGTATTGGCAGAATATATAGGTTTTGTATTTATCAAACACAATAGTAATCGGTTAAAAGAAGAAAAAGCATTAATACTTTACGGTACAGGTGCTAATGGTAAATCTGTATTTTTTGAAGTGATAAGTGCCTTATTGGGTGATGAAAATATAAGTAACTATTCTTTGCAAAGTCTTACCAATGAAAACGGATATTTTAGAGCAAAGTTAGCGAACAAGTTAGTGAATTACGCATCCGAAATTAATGGAAAATTAGAGAGTTCAATATTCAAACAATTAGTTTCTGGTGAACCTGTAGAAGCGCGCTTACCTTATGGCGAACCATTTACATTGAAGCAATACGCAAAATTGATATTCAATTGTAACGAATTGCCAAAAGAGGTAGAGCAGACAAACGCGTACTTCAGACGCTTTTTAATTATTCCTTTCGATGTTACTATTCCACCTGAAAAACAAGATAAAAACCTACACAATAAAATCATAGAAAAAGAATTATCAGGTGTTTTTAATTGGGTTTTAGAGGGGTTAAATAGACTGTTAGCACAAAAAGGATTTTCTAATTGTAGAGCAGCAGAAGAAGCAGTTGCAGACTATAAAAAACAATCTGATAGCGTTAAAATGTTTATTGATGAAAACGATTATACTATTTCGCCAAACCAATACACGCTCATAAAAGAAATATATCCACGTTACAGGCAATATTGTGCGGAAGATGGTTATAGACCAGTTAGTAAAGTTAATTTCTCTAAACGTCTAAAAAACTTAAAAATCATAGTTGAACGTGTTGCAGGCAACAAATTAGCAGCATTTATAACAAATGATATTCCCTATTAA
- a CDS encoding helix-turn-helix domain-containing protein yields MEAIILSAQQYKELVNRLDVLNKKLEEKQKSPNDTFLDNQEFLQLMNISKRTAQSWRDEGKVSFSQIGSKIYYRMSDVQKLLDKNYKAAFSNKRKY; encoded by the coding sequence ATGGAAGCAATTATTTTAAGCGCACAACAGTACAAAGAATTAGTAAATCGTTTAGATGTTCTAAACAAGAAACTAGAAGAAAAACAGAAGTCACCTAACGACACGTTTTTAGACAATCAAGAATTTTTACAGCTAATGAATATTAGCAAAAGAACAGCACAATCCTGGAGAGATGAAGGTAAAGTTTCATTTTCACAAATAGGCTCAAAAATCTATTATAGAATGAGCGATGTACAGAAGCTTTTAGACAAAAACTACAAAGCAGCATTTTCTAACAAACGTAAATATTAA
- a CDS encoding site-specific integrase, with protein sequence MSSIKLILRNNKIDKAGEAPLYLRVIKDRKTKFISLSLKLKPNEWDEDKQKVKKNHSNSTRLNAYISQKVADAKGEIADLERRNQSTTARKLKEAIKGKPLTNFFDYSDNLCEKRKDTLAYSTYKNYKTYLKKFEKFVGHRELMFEDITVTTLKDFASYCSSTLGNNNTTINFSLKIMKIMFKEAQKEDLIPLDLFPFNKFTVKKDKSTKRYLSAEQFQDFMDLEVSNKDKAQIIKDMFIFSVFAGGLRFGDMLELKWKNYDKKNGRITKIIRKTNRQHSVRIGQKAVEILEKYQQKDQKQEDIIFPFANIDKTYFTDKEHRNLITGRAIALSNMYLRKMGKRLELPFNLSFHISRHTFATRALNNGMRIEHVSKLMDHSDIGITQVYAKIISSELDNAVDKYIN encoded by the coding sequence ATGTCTTCAATAAAACTAATTTTAAGAAATAACAAGATAGATAAAGCAGGTGAAGCACCTCTTTATTTAAGAGTTATCAAAGACCGTAAAACTAAATTCATTTCGTTAAGCCTAAAATTAAAGCCAAATGAATGGGATGAAGATAAGCAAAAAGTAAAAAAGAATCACAGTAATTCTACAAGGCTAAATGCTTACATATCTCAAAAGGTAGCGGATGCAAAAGGCGAAATTGCAGACCTAGAACGCAGGAACCAATCCACAACCGCAAGAAAATTAAAAGAGGCCATTAAGGGTAAACCCTTAACGAACTTTTTTGACTACTCTGATAATCTTTGCGAAAAGAGAAAAGATACTTTAGCTTATTCGACGTATAAGAATTACAAAACTTATTTAAAGAAATTTGAAAAGTTTGTAGGGCATAGAGAGTTGATGTTTGAAGATATTACAGTTACAACTTTAAAGGATTTTGCATCTTATTGCAGTTCTACATTAGGCAATAATAATACAACCATAAATTTCTCTTTAAAGATTATGAAGATAATGTTTAAGGAGGCGCAAAAAGAAGATTTAATACCTTTGGATTTATTTCCATTTAACAAATTCACAGTAAAAAAAGATAAGAGTACAAAACGCTATTTATCTGCTGAACAGTTTCAGGACTTTATGGATTTAGAAGTTTCAAATAAGGACAAAGCACAGATTATAAAAGATATGTTTATTTTTTCAGTCTTTGCAGGTGGTTTAAGGTTTGGGGATATGTTAGAGCTAAAATGGAAAAATTACGATAAGAAAAACGGAAGAATTACAAAGATAATCAGAAAAACAAACAGACAGCACAGCGTTAGAATAGGGCAAAAAGCAGTTGAGATTTTAGAGAAGTATCAACAAAAAGACCAGAAGCAAGAAGATATAATTTTCCCTTTTGCAAATATTGATAAAACCTATTTTACAGATAAAGAACATAGAAATTTAATAACCGGAAGAGCAATAGCATTAAGCAATATGTATTTAAGAAAAATGGGCAAACGTTTAGAACTGCCTTTCAATTTAAGTTTTCATATTAGCAGACATACATTTGCTACCAGGGCATTAAATAATGGTATGCGTATAGAACACGTTTCTAAATTGATGGACCATTCAGATATTGGTATCACGCAAGTGTATGCAAAGATTATTAGTAGTGAGTTAGATAATGCAGTAGATAAATATATCAATTAG
- a CDS encoding DUF6965 family protein: MRQYRYIFEKGSKKHQCPACHKKRFVRYVDVYTQEYLPEIYGKCDREMNCGYHLNPYKNGYAKDNTIKDDFVYQISKPIVKPKPVFIPKDVFYKTRKAYEENTFIQNLLNNIAFPFESEDIEKIIAQYHLGTITKGYRKGATTFPFIDIDNNVRAIQVKQFDKFNHTIGTDFLHSIIEKHYKRNKQQIPIWLKGYNKNETKVSCLFGEHLLSKYPLNPIALVEAPKTAMYGTLYFGFPNNPKNLLWLAVYNLSSLNINKCKALKGRNVYLFPDLSKEGKAFNLWSNKAQKIQQQLENSFFKVSDLLEELAPNQDKEEGKDIADYLIKLDWHKFRKKEIKNILEVVPKKITVKNKIIADKTNNINSKSSANQFKEIQLEETFIHQEKQSINWNEQIEELESFFKNIQLPQKEIKLNQCTTISNVNKFITSHLATVKANNGSLIYLPYLVRLQELKVILKV; encoded by the coding sequence ATGCGCCAATACAGATACATATTCGAAAAAGGTAGTAAAAAACACCAATGTCCTGCGTGTCATAAAAAACGCTTTGTAAGGTATGTTGATGTTTATACACAAGAATATCTTCCAGAGATTTATGGTAAATGCGACCGAGAAATGAATTGCGGTTATCATCTAAACCCATATAAAAATGGTTATGCAAAAGACAATACTATTAAAGATGATTTTGTGTATCAAATTAGTAAACCGATAGTAAAACCAAAACCAGTATTTATTCCAAAAGATGTATTTTATAAAACAAGAAAAGCGTATGAAGAAAATACATTTATACAAAATTTACTAAATAATATAGCATTTCCATTCGAGTCAGAAGATATAGAGAAAATAATAGCACAATATCATTTAGGTACAATAACAAAGGGTTATCGTAAAGGCGCAACAACATTTCCATTTATTGATATAGATAATAATGTAAGGGCAATCCAAGTAAAGCAATTTGATAAATTCAACCATACAATAGGCACAGATTTTTTGCACTCAATAATAGAGAAGCATTACAAACGTAATAAACAACAAATCCCTATTTGGTTAAAAGGTTATAATAAAAACGAAACTAAAGTTTCTTGTTTATTCGGTGAGCATCTATTAAGCAAATATCCTTTAAATCCTATTGCATTAGTTGAAGCACCAAAAACAGCAATGTATGGCACGTTGTATTTCGGATTTCCTAACAATCCTAAAAACTTATTGTGGTTAGCGGTCTATAATTTGAGTAGTTTAAATATTAATAAGTGTAAAGCATTAAAAGGTAGAAACGTTTATTTATTTCCAGATTTATCAAAAGAGGGTAAAGCATTTAATTTATGGTCTAATAAGGCACAGAAAATTCAACAACAATTAGAAAATTCATTTTTTAAAGTTTCCGATTTATTGGAAGAACTAGCACCAAACCAAGACAAAGAAGAAGGTAAAGATATTGCAGATTATCTCATAAAATTAGACTGGCATAAATTCAGAAAAAAGGAAATTAAAAATATACTTGAAGTAGTTCCCAAAAAAATAACTGTAAAAAACAAAATAATAGCAGATAAAACCAATAATATAAACAGTAAAAGTTCTGCTAATCAATTCAAAGAAATACAATTAGAAGAAACGTTTATTCATCAAGAAAAACAGTCAATTAATTGGAATGAACAAATAGAAGAATTAGAATCATTTTTTAAAAACATCCAATTACCTCAAAAAGAAATAAAACTAAATCAATGTACTACAATTTCAAATGTCAATAAATTTATAACAAGTCATTTAGCTACTGTTAAAGCGAATAATGGTAGTCTTATATACTTACCATATTTAGTGAGATTGCAGGAATTAAAAGTTATTTTAAAAGTATAG
- a CDS encoding N-6 DNA methylase, which produces MAKKKEVKQEPIEKQLWKAADKLRKNIDAAEYKHIVLGLIFLKYISDSFEELYAKLQAGEGEYAGADPEDRDEYRAENVFFVPPSARWSYLQGRAKLPEIGKDIDNAMDAIERDNASLKGVLPKAFAKENLDPTSLGQLIDLISNIALGDEVSRSQDLLGKVYEYFLGEFALAEGKKGGQFYTPESIVKLLVEMLQPYKGRVFDPCCGSGGMFVQSEKFILAHQGKINDISIYGQESNQTTWRLAKMNLAIRGIDSSQVKWNNEGSFLNNAHKDLKADYIIANPPFNDSDWSGDLLRGDARWHYGIPSAKNANFAWLQHFLYHLSPNGTAGIVLANGALSSDTLNDDVIRKQMIESNVIDCIVMLPEKLFFNTGISASLWFLRKNRTRDEVLFIDASNFGEMVSRKLRILDSNDLKEVAQTYEDWKNNNNYQDVIGFCKSASLDEIKKNKHILTPGRYVGDIVDPEEKLSFSSKILAFNKTQNELDEISNGINNDIRTKLNSYYPDNNFDNIKLESVKVIDYLGELIFKEWIINENLPKSIQLSNNLETVKLSEVVEKSNTGADAIQKAPIVEDDTGVRCIRIGDITNERPFNEWGFSKVTEKIFKQYQLKANDIIVTRTSVLGLSRYISNDLMSVYNNGLIRLQITEAIPAQYVYAWLQSSSFRKYINRITNETSTRPNMKMNYLLDFPIKIGCDNLIKEFSELYSLLIKKKNHLNTMHIKLQKNIDERIELELNDF; this is translated from the coding sequence ATGGCAAAAAAGAAAGAAGTTAAGCAAGAACCAATAGAAAAACAACTTTGGAAAGCAGCAGATAAACTGCGTAAAAATATTGATGCAGCAGAATATAAACACATTGTATTAGGCTTGATATTTTTAAAATACATATCTGATTCTTTTGAAGAACTCTATGCTAAACTGCAAGCAGGTGAAGGCGAATATGCAGGAGCCGACCCTGAAGATAGAGACGAGTACAGAGCAGAGAATGTATTCTTTGTGCCACCTTCTGCAAGATGGTCTTATTTACAAGGTAGAGCCAAATTACCTGAAATAGGTAAAGACATTGATAATGCAATGGATGCTATTGAAAGAGACAATGCTTCATTAAAAGGAGTACTACCCAAAGCATTTGCCAAAGAGAATTTAGACCCAACCAGTTTAGGGCAACTAATTGACTTGATTAGTAATATTGCTTTAGGTGATGAAGTAAGCAGAAGTCAAGATTTATTAGGTAAAGTATATGAATATTTCTTAGGAGAATTTGCATTGGCTGAAGGTAAAAAGGGCGGACAATTCTACACACCAGAGAGCATCGTAAAATTATTGGTAGAAATGCTACAACCTTATAAAGGTAGAGTGTTTGACCCTTGTTGTGGTTCAGGTGGTATGTTCGTACAGTCTGAAAAATTCATATTGGCTCATCAAGGTAAAATCAATGATATTTCCATTTACGGGCAAGAAAGCAATCAGACTACTTGGCGTTTGGCTAAAATGAATTTAGCCATTAGAGGGATTGATAGCTCACAAGTAAAATGGAACAATGAAGGCTCATTTTTAAACAATGCTCATAAAGATTTAAAAGCAGATTATATTATCGCAAATCCGCCTTTTAATGATAGTGATTGGAGTGGTGATTTATTAAGGGGTGACGCAAGGTGGCACTACGGCATCCCATCAGCAAAAAACGCAAATTTTGCTTGGCTACAACATTTTCTGTATCACTTATCTCCTAATGGTACAGCAGGTATTGTTTTAGCGAATGGTGCTTTGTCCTCAGATACTTTAAATGATGATGTTATTAGGAAACAAATGATTGAATCCAATGTAATAGACTGTATAGTTATGCTTCCTGAGAAATTGTTTTTTAATACAGGTATTTCAGCATCATTGTGGTTTCTGAGAAAGAATAGAACTCGTGATGAAGTACTATTCATTGATGCATCAAACTTTGGTGAAATGGTTAGCAGAAAACTTAGAATACTTGATAGTAATGATTTAAAAGAAGTTGCACAAACTTATGAAGATTGGAAAAATAACAATAATTATCAAGATGTCATTGGTTTTTGTAAATCTGCGAGCTTGGATGAAATTAAGAAAAACAAACACATTTTAACACCTGGTAGGTATGTTGGCGATATTGTTGACCCAGAAGAAAAGCTATCATTCAGTTCTAAAATATTAGCATTTAATAAAACACAGAATGAATTAGATGAAATATCTAATGGCATCAATAATGACATAAGAACTAAACTGAACTCATATTATCCGGATAACAATTTCGACAATATCAAATTAGAATCAGTAAAAGTTATTGATTATTTGGGGGAATTAATTTTTAAAGAATGGATTATTAATGAGAATCTTCCAAAATCTATTCAATTGTCTAACAATTTAGAAACCGTAAAACTTTCGGAGGTAGTTGAAAAGAGTAATACTGGTGCTGATGCTATACAAAAAGCTCCAATTGTTGAGGATGATACAGGTGTTAGATGTATTAGAATAGGCGACATAACTAATGAAAGACCTTTTAATGAATGGGGTTTTAGTAAAGTGACAGAAAAAATTTTCAAACAATATCAATTAAAGGCTAATGATATAATTGTAACAAGAACAAGTGTTTTAGGTCTTTCGCGTTATATATCAAATGATTTAATGAGCGTATATAATAACGGTTTAATACGCCTACAAATAACAGAAGCTATACCTGCACAGTATGTTTATGCTTGGCTTCAAAGCTCTTCATTTAGAAAGTATATCAATAGAATTACGAATGAAACATCTACAAGGCCAAATATGAAGATGAATTATTTGCTTGATTTTCCAATTAAAATTGGATGCGACAATCTAATTAAAGAATTTTCAGAACTCTATTCTCTTCTTATAAAAAAGAAGAACCATCTAAATACTATGCATATTAAGTTACAGAAAAATATTGATGAAAGAATAGAATTAGAATTGAATGATTTTTAA